TCAGAGACCTACTAATGAGGAACATGCACACTACTTTCAGAGGCCTACTAATGAGGAACATGCACACTACTTTCAGAGGCCTACTAATGAGGAACATGCACACTACTTTCAGAGGCCTACTAATGAGGAACATGCACACTACTTTCAGAGGCCTACTAATGAGGAACATGCACACTACTTTCAGAGACCTACTAATGAGGAACATGCACACTACTTTCAGAGACCTACAAATGAGGAACATGCACACTACTTTCAGAGACCTACTAATGAGGAACATGCACACTACTTTCAGAGACCTACTAATGAGGAACATGCACACTACTTTCAGAGACCTACTAATGAGGAACGTGCACACTACTTTCAGAGACCTACTAATGAGGAACATGCACACTGCTTTCAGAGACCTACTAATGAGGAACATGCACACTGCTTTCAGAGACCTACTAATGAGGAAGGTGCACACTACTTTCAGAGACTTACTAATGAGGAACATGCACACTACTTTCAGAGACCTACTAATGAGGAACATGCACACTACTTTCAGAGACCTACTAATGAGGAACATGCACACTACTTTCAGAGGCCTACT
Above is a genomic segment from Mya arenaria isolate MELC-2E11 chromosome 2, ASM2691426v1 containing:
- the LOC128213892 gene encoding repetin-like produces the protein MDIRLTRPMTQTSMGAPGWAGSHGYKIDQANDPNIHGRTWRPTNEEYAHYFQRPTNEECAHYFQRPTNEEHAHYFQRTTNEEHAHYFQRPTNEEHAHYFQRPTNEEHAHYFQRPTNEEHAHYFQRPTNEEHAHYFQRPTNEEHAHYFQRPTNEEHAHYFQRPTNEEHAHYFQRPTNEEHAHYFQRPTNEEHAHYFQRPTNEEHAHYFQRPTNEERAHYFQRPTNEEHAHCFQRPTNEEHAHCFQRPTNEEGAHYFQRLTNEEHAHYFQRPTNEEHAHYFQRPTNEEHAHYFQRPTNEEGAHYFQRLTNEEHAHYFQRPTNEEHAHYFQRPTNEEHADYFQRPTNEEHAYYFQRPTNEECAHYFQRPTNEEHAHYL